GGCCTCAGGCCCGGCGAGAAGCTCTCAGAGGAACTCTACGAGAGCAAAAGCGAATCCCAGCACGCAACCAACCACCCGATGGTCTACCGGCTCACGAGCGAGATAGACGCCCCGACCGGAGACGACCTCATGGAGTTCGTCTCGCGGATGCTCTCCGAAGCCCGCCAGCAGGAGCCGGAGCTGGCCGTGAAGTCCCTCAAGCACGCCGTCCCGACCTACTCCGAAGAGATCCTCTCCGACGAAGCCCGCATAGATCGGAACTCCGGCTAAGCTGTTCGACGAACGGCTCGTCTGCCCCGGATGCCGAGAACCGTAAGATACGTCCCGATGATGAGGTAGAGAACGACCATCGCAAGGTGAACGGCGGGCGCGGGCAGCGTTCCGGCCTGCAACTCCCCGACGAAAACAAACAGCCGGGTTATCCACACCAGCAGCGTGAAAACGCCTATCGCGAGCAATATCGTGCTGGCTCTCTTCGTTAAGATCATGCCCGGATTCTAGCAGAAGCCCTCTGCTCCAAAACTGTGAAACCCGCAACTAGCAACACAAAAAATCAAGCGTTATACTGCGAGTAGCATAAGAGTAGCAACCTTTTATCGGTTGCAACGGATAGTAGCAAAAATAGCATCCGGTGGGGCAGGACAAGCAAACGGAGGGTCTTAGATGGTGGAGATGAAGAAGCGCACTCTGGATGAGGTAAAAGCCCTCAGCCGGGAGGATGCGGTGGAGTTGATCCGGCAGGCCGGGGTTGTTGGTGCGGGCGGGGGTGGTTTCCCGACGTACTTCAAGTACCTGAAGCCGATGCCGCGTCTTGTCGTGAACTGCACGGAGTCCGAGCCGGGGTACTGGGCGGACAAGCTTATCCATCGGGAGCATATGGGTGAGTTTATGGAGCTTTACGAGGCGATGAGGGCCGTTTTCGGCATCGAGCGCATCGTGATGGGCGTGCATTACAAGGATGAGGAGTGGTTCGAGCCGTACAAGGAGAACGCCAACGGCCTCTACGACGTTGCGCTTATCCCGAACAAGTACTCGATGGGCGAGGAGAAAACGCTCATCAAGAACATCTTCGAGAAGGACATGTGGGTTCCGAGGCGCATCGAGATGCCCGACGGCTCCAAGAGGCCGGGGATACCGCCGGACGCCGGGCACGTGGTGAACAACTCCGAGACGCTCTTCAATATCTACCGGGCGCTGTTCCTCGGGAAGCCGGTGGCGAGCAAGGTCATGCAGGTCTTCGGGCCGGGGCTGAAGCTTTCCATGTACCGGGCGCCGCTCGGGGCGTCGGCGACGGAGCTTCTTGAGATGTCGGGTGTGGACCTTGACTCCGAAGCGGGCAAGCTCTCGGTTATCGACGGCGGGCCGTACCTGAACGAGATGGGGATAGAGTCGCTCGGCGAGGGAGATGCGTTTGTGAGACGCACGACCAACGGCTTCCTTGTTATACCAAAGGGCATCGCGAGCAAGGAGTTCGCGGATATAAAGACCGATCTGCCCGAGGACGGCATCGTCTCGCTTGTGGACAAGGTCAGCGGCGTGAACGTCCCGCTCGGGGGTCGGTTCCTCAAGCCCGCCGAGCCGCTTGTAAGCGAGGGCGACGAAGTCGAGTTCGGGCAGAAGATCGGCGAGCCGGTGGACGAAGGATTCTCCATCGGTGCGTGGTCGAGTGCGACCGGAACGGTAACCGGAATCAAGGACGAGGTCGTCGCCATAGACTGCGGCGAGAAGACCGCCGGAAAGGCTGAGGCCGAGGCCGAGGCCGAAGCTGCGAGGTAGTTCCGGGTAAAAATAGAGTCGGGAGCGTTGTACGGGACGCCTCGGGGGGCTGGACCCTCCGGGGCGTCCGGCCTTTTCCTGCCGGGTCTTCTACGCCTTGAGGCGGTATCCGGTTTTAAAGATCCACCATATCGCGGTGAGGCAGATGGTGAGGAAGAGAAGCGTCATGGCGAGGCTGACGCCGACGCTTACGTCTGAGATACCGTAGAAGCTCCAGCGGAAGCCACTTATAAGGTAGACGACCGGGTTGAGGAGCGTAACCGTCTGCCAGAACGGCGGGAGCATGCTTATCGAGTAGAAGCTGCCGCCAAGGAAGATCAGCGGGGTAAGGATCAGGAACGGCACGAGTTGGAGCTTCTCGAAGCCCTCGGCCCAGATGCCGAGCAGAAAGCCGAAGAGGCTGAACGTAAGAGCCGTCAGGACAAGGAAGGCGATCATCCACAGCGGATGCTCTACCCGAAGCGGCACGAAGAGCGTCGAGGTGGCGAGTATAAGAAGCGCGAGCACGATGGATTTCGTCGCCGCCGCCCCGACGTAGCTCAGAACTATCTCAACGTAGGAGACGGGGGCCGAGAGCAGTTCGTAGATCGTCCCGGTGAACTTCGGGAAGAAGATCCCGAACGAGGCGTTCGAGACGCTCTGGGTCAGGAGGGAGAGCATTATAAGCCCCGGCACGATAAACGCTCCGTAGCTGACGCCGTCTATGCCGGTGATGCGCGAACCGATAGCCGCCCCGAAAACAACGAAGTACAGCGAGGTTGAGATAACGGGCGTTACGATGCTCTGGAGGATGGTGCGCCCCGTGCGGGCCATCTCGTATTTGTAGATCGCCTTGACCGCGTTGAAGTTGAAGTTCATCTTCCGTCCCGGCCGTTCTTTACAAGGTCTACAAAGATCTCCTCCAGAGAGCTCTGGCTGGTCCTGAGGTCGCGGAAGTGGACCGCGGCTTTTGCGAGGTCCGCGAGCAGGGAGTCTATGTCGGTGCGTTCGGCCTGCGTGTCGTAGGTGTAGACGAGTTCCCGGCCGTCCGGCGAAAGCTCCAGAGCGTAGCCCGAAAGCCCGGTCGGGACCTCATCGAGCTTCTCATGTAGCTGGAGGGTAAGCTGTTTTCTGCCGAGCTTGCTCATAAGCTCGACCTTGTCCTCTACAAGAACGATCCTGCCGTCGTTGATAACGCCTATCCGGTCGGCCATCTCCTCGGCCTCCTGGATGTAGTGGGTCGTCAGGATGATGGTTACGCCGCTTTTACGAAGCCCGCGCACCATCTCCCACATATCGCGGCGAAGCTCCACGTCAACGCCCGCCGTAGGTTCGTCGAGAAAGAGGATCTCCGGCTCGTGGGCGAGGGCCTTGGCGATCATCACCCGCCGCTTCATACCGCCCGAGAGCGTGAGGATCTTGTCGTCCTTCTTATCCCAGAGCGAGAGGCTCCTGAGGACTTTTTCGAGGTGAGCGGGATCCTTGCCCTTCCCGAAAAGACCCCGGCTGAAGGAGATGGTCGCCCACACCGACTCAAAGGAATCCGTCGTGAGCTCCTGCGGGACGAGGCCGATCAAAGACCGTGCCGCCCGGTAGTCGGTGAGGATGTCGTGGCCCCCGGCGAGGACCTCTCCGCCGCTCGGGTTGACGATGCCGCAGATGATGCTGATAAGCGTCGTCTTCCCCGCCCCGTTCGGCCCGAGCAGGGCGAATATCTCCCCGTGACGGATCTCGAGATCAACTTCCTTCAGCGCCTCGAAGCCGGACTCGTAGGTTTTGTTCAGGCCGGAGACGCTTATGACGTGATCCGGGCCTCTACCCGGTGCTGCGGGCGAACCGCCCGAGCCGATTTCTTTGACCGTGACAGATGGTTTCACGCTCCGGGTTCTCCTTCCGTGCGACCTCGCCGCGTCGAGACCGCGCTCCGCGGGCTCAGAGCAGAGTTTAAGCGGAATTCCTCCGTTACCAAGCGGCTGTTCGCAGGTTGACGATCGTACAGTCGGAACCGCTCCGCTTCGGCGTGAAGCGGATTACCTTTCGTGGGCCTTCACGGCGCCGAGAACTTCCAGGAGTTTGCTGTCGTCCGGGTCGCCTTCGAAGGCCTCTACAACGTAGCCGCCGTGGCGCAGGACAAGGTCGGGGTAATCGTCAACGGCGAAGTCCACCGCAACGGGCAGGTCAGAGGATTTGGAGAAAATACCGAAGATCAGGTCTTCCACACCGAGGGTCTCGGCGGCGTTTTTTGCGTATCTGGCCCCGCCGCCGGACCAGATGTAGACGTGATGACCTTCGGAGATCAGCTTCTCGAAGACCCGCCGGACGTGTGGCCTGGCCCGTCCGGCCCCGAGAAGCGTCCCCTCAACGTCGAAAAAGACGTTCAAATCCGGTTCTCGTCACCGCGGTTCAGAAAGCTCTGCGCCTGCTCGCTGAGCCGGGTTCGGAAATCCTCGAAGGTAACGCCCCTCAGGGATGGAACTTCGAAGTCGCGCAGCATGCGGGTAAGGACGCCGCCGCCACCGAGCTCTATCCACTCCTCGACGCGCAGCCGGGCGAGGGTGTCCACTACCTTGATCCATCTGACCGGAGCGACCATCTGGTTTTTGAGCGCCTCCCGGACGGCCTCGGAGGTGATGAGCAGCGATCCGTCTATCGCGCTCACAACCGGGAAATCGGGGGTTTTGAACTCGACCTGATCAAGGACCCCCTTCATCTTTTCGGCGGCGCTTGCGACGTAGGGCGAGTGGGCCGCGAACGCGACGTTCAACGGAACCTTGCGGCCCTTTATCTTCGCCACGGCCTCCCCGAGCGTCTCCCGGAGGCCGGAGACAACGGTCTGTTTCGGGGAGTTGTAGTTCGAGACCACGGAGTCCGAGGAGTCCCCGAGCGCGGCGGCGACCTCGTCGGGGTTTGCGCGCAGTATGGCGACCATCCCGCCCGGAACCTGCTCTGCGACTTCGGCCAGGAATCGGTCGCGGTGGGCCACAAGCCAGACCCCGGCCTCGAAGTCAAAGCACCCGGCCGAGTAGGCCGCGCCGTACTCCCCGAGCGAATGACCGGCGACCACGTCCGGATAAACGTCGAGCGAGAGAACCTCGTCGGCGTCGCGGGCCGCCCGGGCAAAGAACTTGACCTGATCCGGCACTACATCCCCGATCACCCGCCGGATCGCGGCTATCGTCTCCTCCGGCGCACCCGGAACCCCGCCGCCCTGACCGGGAAACACAAACGCCTTCAACCCGCCGCCCTCCAGAACCTCACCAGCCGCCATCACATCTCTCCAGACTTCTCAGGATCACCGTCCTCCGGACCGGTCCGAATCTCCGACTCCAGAACACTATGTAACATATCCCCGGGCCGGGGGGAGGCTCATCCCCGATTCCGGCCCGAACGGCGGGCGGTTACGGGTACGCCGGGGCGATAACCTTCAGGGCCGAAGGGAGGATCTTCACCTCGAAGCGCCTCGTCGGGGCGAGCATTTCACCGTCCACGTGAGCCGGGACCGGCTCCGCAAGCTCGACGGTGAGGTGCGAGGTTCTTTTCAGGTTGATCTCCTCGTGCCGGTGCAGGCCGTCGCCGAGCGCCGACGGGAGTATCCTCAGCACGTCGCGGCGACCTATCTCCTGCGACCACACCACATCGAAGAGGCTGTCATCGAGCTTTGCGTGCGGCGCAAGCCGGAACCGCGCCCCGTACGTTGTCCCGAGAGCCGCCGCAACGAGGATCGTCTTCGCCTCCACCGTTGTCTGCTCCCCGTCGGGCTCCCTGAAGGTCAGCCGCGCCAGGTGGCACTCGAACCCGACGAGCAGCCGACCTATCGCCCAGAGGTAGCGTCCCGTCGCCCCGAGGTAGGCCGGAGCCACCGCAACGCCCTCCGCAACCTCCGCGTCGAAGCCTATCCCCAGCCCGTTATTGAAGGTGATGCCGTTCACCTCGCCCGCATCCACCGACCGGACTCTGCCCGAGACGAGAACTTCGACCGCCTCGCGAAAGCTGCGCCCGAACCCGAAAGCCTTGACGTAGTCGTTGCCGCTCCCGGTCGGCAGGATGCCCATGATCCTCCCGGTGCCGATGCACGCCGAGGAAACCTCGTGGACGGTGCCGTCCCCCCCGACCGCCACGACTACCTCATCCTCCGGGACGCTCCCGGCGAGCGACCGGGCCTCGCCGGGGGAGCTCGTGATGTACCACTCCGGGGAGACGCCACGCCCCTTCAATATCCCCGACAGCTCACCGAGAGTACGCCCGGACCGCCCGCGGTTCGCTGCGGGGTTGACGATCAAGTGCATCTTTTCGCGCTGCAAGGGCCTCTCGTTTCTTTTGAGCCTGGAGTATCGAGCCGGGGTAC
This sequence is a window from Rubrobacter indicoceani. Protein-coding genes within it:
- a CDS encoding ACP S-malonyltransferase, with amino-acid sequence MAAGEVLEGGGLKAFVFPGQGGGVPGAPEETIAAIRRVIGDVVPDQVKFFARAARDADEVLSLDVYPDVVAGHSLGEYGAAYSAGCFDFEAGVWLVAHRDRFLAEVAEQVPGGMVAILRANPDEVAAALGDSSDSVVSNYNSPKQTVVSGLRETLGEAVAKIKGRKVPLNVAFAAHSPYVASAAEKMKGVLDQVEFKTPDFPVVSAIDGSLLITSEAVREALKNQMVAPVRWIKVVDTLARLRVEEWIELGGGGVLTRMLRDFEVPSLRGVTFEDFRTRLSEQAQSFLNRGDENRI
- a CDS encoding ABC transporter ATP-binding protein — encoded protein: MSVSGLNKTYESGFEALKEVDLEIRHGEIFALLGPNGAGKTTLISIICGIVNPSGGEVLAGGHDILTDYRAARSLIGLVPQELTTDSFESVWATISFSRGLFGKGKDPAHLEKVLRSLSLWDKKDDKILTLSGGMKRRVMIAKALAHEPEILFLDEPTAGVDVELRRDMWEMVRGLRKSGVTIILTTHYIQEAEEMADRIGVINDGRIVLVEDKVELMSKLGRKQLTLQLHEKLDEVPTGLSGYALELSPDGRELVYTYDTQAERTDIDSLLADLAKAAVHFRDLRTSQSSLEEIFVDLVKNGRDGR
- a CDS encoding proton-conducting membrane transporter, which encodes MVEMKKRTLDEVKALSREDAVELIRQAGVVGAGGGGFPTYFKYLKPMPRLVVNCTESEPGYWADKLIHREHMGEFMELYEAMRAVFGIERIVMGVHYKDEEWFEPYKENANGLYDVALIPNKYSMGEEKTLIKNIFEKDMWVPRRIEMPDGSKRPGIPPDAGHVVNNSETLFNIYRALFLGKPVASKVMQVFGPGLKLSMYRAPLGASATELLEMSGVDLDSEAGKLSVIDGGPYLNEMGIESLGEGDAFVRRTTNGFLVIPKGIASKEFADIKTDLPEDGIVSLVDKVSGVNVPLGGRFLKPAEPLVSEGDEVEFGQKIGEPVDEGFSIGAWSSATGTVTGIKDEVVAIDCGEKTAGKAEAEAEAEAAR
- a CDS encoding ABC transporter permease, with amino-acid sequence MNFNFNAVKAIYKYEMARTGRTILQSIVTPVISTSLYFVVFGAAIGSRITGIDGVSYGAFIVPGLIMLSLLTQSVSNASFGIFFPKFTGTIYELLSAPVSYVEIVLSYVGAAATKSIVLALLILATSTLFVPLRVEHPLWMIAFLVLTALTFSLFGFLLGIWAEGFEKLQLVPFLILTPLIFLGGSFYSISMLPPFWQTVTLLNPVVYLISGFRWSFYGISDVSVGVSLAMTLLFLTICLTAIWWIFKTGYRLKA
- a CDS encoding HAD hydrolase family protein encodes the protein MNVFFDVEGTLLGAGRARPHVRRVFEKLISEGHHVYIWSGGGARYAKNAAETLGVEDLIFGIFSKSSDLPVAVDFAVDDYPDLVLRHGGYVVEAFEGDPDDSKLLEVLGAVKAHER
- a CDS encoding diacylglycerol/lipid kinase family protein, producing the protein MQREKMHLIVNPAANRGRSGRTLGELSGILKGRGVSPEWYITSSPGEARSLAGSVPEDEVVVAVGGDGTVHEVSSACIGTGRIMGILPTGSGNDYVKAFGFGRSFREAVEVLVSGRVRSVDAGEVNGITFNNGLGIGFDAEVAEGVAVAPAYLGATGRYLWAIGRLLVGFECHLARLTFREPDGEQTTVEAKTILVAAALGTTYGARFRLAPHAKLDDSLFDVVWSQEIGRRDVLRILPSALGDGLHRHEEINLKRTSHLTVELAEPVPAHVDGEMLAPTRRFEVKILPSALKVIAPAYP